Proteins encoded by one window of Yamadazyma tenuis chromosome 2, complete sequence:
- the RIA1 gene encoding Cytoplasmic GTPase/eEF2-like protein (ribosomal biogenesis) (BUSCO:EOG09260BSW; COG:J; EggNog:ENOG503NU1V), whose protein sequence is MKLPVEVINKLQSDPDCIRNICILAHVDHGKTSLSDSLLATNGIVSQRMAGKTRFLDSREDEQLRGITMESSAISLYFKSSKRKEGTEEIEIKEHLINLIDSPGHIDFSSEVSTASRLCDGAIVLVDVVEGVCSQTVNVLRQCWVDKLKPILVLNKIDRLIIEWQLTPSEAYQHMSRVIEQVNSVIGTFYSGERMEDDMIWKEKGQVGDFVEKDDTDLYFSPELNNVIFASAVDGWAFSINIFASFMSKKLGFSQAVLSKTLWGDFYLDMKNKKIIPGKKLKSSQSNLKLLFVSLVLEQIWSVYDVCVMNRDEDKLTKIIEKLGARVSPRDLRSKDHKNLLNVIMSQWIPVSHAILGMVIDYLPSPVKAQNEKMSKLLDECIYNVFSDIEDKSQLIDQEFEKSIKTCDRESPEKNTLAYVSKMISIPNAELPKDFVTPALSKEELKERSRIVRQLAKEASEAAAAAQEAARESTTDEFSLPLAVNDPFEWEYEEDYFDDDEVAPEETLIAFTRVFSGSLSRHQKVTVIGPKYDPSLPKDNLTNKTQIFENIVIQDLYLIMGRDLIRMETVPAGNIVGVVGLDNIVLKNATIISTTRTDDSHPYINLASTSTLIHNKPIMKIAIEPTNLLHLGKIERGLDILSKADPVFEWYIDEDSGELIMCVAGELHLERCLKDLKDRFAKGCEVTVKEPVIPFREGLDPSGSSAFKSEDTLTTEVEGLRLEFETYALTSAITKFLLNSESELAAVRDLKVRNTAAEHSFIDQFVDKFKNVIEDDEEEDSLKFIQKLGFNTAQSFIDNIVACGPKKIGPNILVESTFNHNKFRYLLSSGNPVSPLDLEPHVINGFQLATNEGPLAGEPLQGVLVLIKSCEELEKEEDNEDTFLLGSQGRVITHTRDLIHEKFLFSGARLFLAMYTCEIQAATEALGKVYAVVQKRGGAIISEELKEGTPFFTVVARVPVIEAYGFAEEVRMRTSGAATPQLVFDGFDILSIDPYWVPHTEEELEELGEFAERENVGRRYMNNIRRRKGLFVDEKVVKNAEKQRTMKKD, encoded by the coding sequence ATGAAGTTACCGGTAGAAGTGATTAACAAGCTACAGCTGGACCCAGACTGCATTCGAAATATATGCATTCTAGCCCATGTTGATCACGGAAAGACTTCCTTGAGTGACTCGCTCCTAGCCACCAACGGGATTGTTTCTCAGCGTATGGCCGGGAAGACTAGGTTTTTGGATTCGAGAGAAGATGAGCAATTGAGAGGTATTACCATGGAAAGTTCTGCCATATCCTTGTACTTTAAGTCTTCTAAACGAAAGGAAGGAACAGAAGAAATAGAAATCAAAGAGCATTTAATTAATTTGATCGATTCTCCAGGCCATATTGATTTCTCATCAGAAGTGTCAACTGCTTCAAGACTTTGTGACGGAGCAATAGTCCTTGTGGACGTAGTAGAAGGGGTATGCTCGCAAACTGTGAACGTTCTAAGACAATGCTGGGTCGATAAATTGAAACCCatattggtattgaatAAGATTGACAGATTAATTATCGAATGGCAGTTGACTCCATCGGAAGCATACCAGCACATGTCCAGAGTCATTGAACAGGTTAATTCAGTCATAGGGACATTCTATTCAGGAGAAAGAATGGAAGATGATatgatttggaaagaaaaggGACAAGtaggtgattttgttgaaaaggaTGACACTGACCTTTATTTTTCACCCGAATTAAATAATGTGATCTTTGCATCCGCCGTTGACGGGTGGGCATTTTCCATTAACATATTCGCCAGTTTCATGCTGAAAAAGTTGGGATTCTCTCAAGCGGTATTGTCCAAGACCTTGTGGGGAGACTTTTATTTGGATATGAAGAATAAGAAGATCATTCCAGGGAAGAAGCTAAAGTCGAGTCAAtcgaacttgaagttgttgtttgtgtcGCTTGTGTTGGAACAGATATGGTCTGTTTATGATGTGTGTGTGATGAACAGAGATGAAgacaaattgaccaagataATCGAAAAGCTTGGAGCTAGAGTATCTCCTAGGGATTTGAGATCCAAAGACCACAAGAATTTGTTAAATGTCATTATGTCTCAGTGGATTCCTGTCAGTCATGCGATTCTAGGAATGGTTATTGACTATTTGCCCAGTCCTGTCAAGGCACAAAATGAGAAAATGTCTaagcttcttgatgaaTGTATTTATAATGTATTTTCTGACATCGAAGACAAGTCCCAGTTGATCGAccaagagtttgaaaagtccatAAAGACATGTGATAGAGAAAGCCCCGAGAAAAATACTTTAGCATACGTATCGAAGATGATCTCAATCCCTAATGCAGAGCTTCCTAAAGATTTCGTGACTCCAGCGTTGTCTAAAGAAGAACTTAAGGAGAGAAGTCGAATTGTCAGACAATTGGCTAAAGAAGCATCTGAGGCTGCAGCAGCGGCCCAAGAGGCGGCAAGAGAGTCGACCACCGATGAGTTTTCCCTCCCGTTGGCTGTCAATGATCCGTTCGAATGGGAATATGAAGAGGAttactttgatgatgatgaagtcGCTCCCGAGGAAACATTAATCGCCTTTACAAGGGTATTCTCTGGTTCATTATCACGTCATCAGAAAGTGACTGTAATTGGTCCCAAGTACGACCCATCTTTGCCAAAAGATAATCTTACCAACAAAACGCAAATATTTGAAAATATTGTCATTCAAGATTTGTACTTAATAATGGGCAGAGACTTGATACGAATGGAGACGGTTCCAGCAGGAAATATTGTCGGTGTTGTAGGGTTGGATAATATTGTACTCAAGAATGCTACGATAATATCTACAACTAGGACTGATGATTCCCATCCATACATCAACTTAGCATCTACCTCCACTTTGATACACAACAAACCAATTATGAAGATTGCCATAGAACCGACCAACTTACTTCATCTTGGGAAGATTGAAAGAGGCTTGGATATTTTGTCCAAAGCGGACCCAGTCTTTGAATGGTACATCGATGAGGATTCTGGCGAGCTTATTATGTGTGTTGCAGGAGAATTGCACTTGGAAAGATGCctcaaggatttgaaagaCAGATTTGCTAAGGGATGTGAAGTAACCGTCAAAGAGCCAGTAATCCCTTTTAGAGAAGGATTGGATCCTTCTGGATCTTCTGCCTTCAAGTCAGAAGATACTCTCACAactgaagttgaaggtttaCGGTTGGAGTTCGAAACATATGCTTTAACTTCTGCGATTACCAAATTCCTTCTTAATTCAGAGTCAGAACTTGCTGCTGTTAGAGACCTCAAAGTCAGAAACACAGCTGCTGAGCATAGTTTCATCGACCAATTCGTGGACAAGTTTAAAAATGTTATTGAGGATGACGAGGAAGAGGACAGTTTGAAGTTTATCCAGAAACTAGGGTTTAACACTGCTCAATCATTCATTGATAATATTGTTGCATGTGGTCCCAAAAAGATTGGGCCTAATATTCTTGTAGAGTCCaccttcaaccacaacaaaTTCAGATATTTGTTAAGTAGTGGCAATCCTGTACTGCcacttgatcttgaaccTCATGTCATCAATGGGTTCCAATTGGCTACTAACGAAGGGCCTCTCGCTGGAGAACCTCTTCAAGGTGTCCTCGTTTTGATCAAGAGTTGCGAGGAACTcgaaaaagaagaagacaatgaAGATACCTTTTTATTAGGACTGCAAGGAAGAGTTATAACCCACACTAGGGACCTAATCCAcgaaaagtttttgtttAGCGGAGCCAGGTTGTTCTTGGCTATGTACACTTGTGAAATCCAGGCAGCCACCGAAGCTTTGGGTAAAGTTTATGCTGTTGTGCAAAAGAGAGGTGGTGCTATAATAtcagaagaattgaaagaagGAACTCCTTTCTTTACTGTAGTGGCAAGAGTGCCGGTTATCGAGGCATATGGGTTTGCAGAAGAAGTGAGAATGAGAACCTCAGGTGCTGCCACACCACAATTGGTGTTTGATGGATTTGATATCTTGTCTATCGACCCATACTGGGTACCTCAtactgaagaagagcttgaagaactcggAGAGTTTGCTGAAAGAGAAAATGTGGGCAGACGGTACATGAACAACATCAGAAGACGGAAAggtctttttgttgatgaaaaagttgTCAAGAATGCTGAAAAACAAAGAACCATGAAAAAAGATTAG
- a CDS encoding uncharacterized protein (EggNog:ENOG503PQ1D) yields MFPVPPKSGSDELVSQSTSHEALQVVSPPTIDIHNPRKSILHNKDFSYLRSKMKNLKLNGKVKAEQTSVSPEKIDNVPTAQNSTSRTSQYSMDPNPKFFSFMDPLKNGGVSTKTEGLTTREDGSLPPASEASKEPSKLNDSLSTKSIQGRVKAEPKKPSVVSTNTEKTSKSSVPDTSNPKSSHKYIQLTSAPKPKRSASEEGFSLYGTKDEEGLCTYEGDEYSDDYQDDYDIEEIDDDLYDGPREHHIELELQPECDIHGVEGCDCPMYEDGYEQEESYDFTFEYNSEGKLVPTEGSVKEYFRAQANGLRADGRFQPSNGKIMELEKKKKQKKKAKKSKEKRKPVFDADATDFCLLCDYEALYGKPPINLMKWVDQKLQEEDEKRERIKKKLQDAKSQAIKRQQEMNEGKLEKNPSMFEPLSEMPESSSKSEFSGEYIWVNEWHKLQDPSLRKIIRHGTQLKSWHKVPKNNDSPSGLDLDANSVLDLKNLKYYEEVPIVDHSKKKIDEIESREHEMNGDSDVKVEKREMGDLE; encoded by the exons ATGTTTCCAGTGCCACCTAAACTGGGAAGTGATGAACTAGTTTCACAATCCACATCTCACGAAGCCTTACAAGTGGTCAGTCCTCCCACAATAGATATTCACAATCCCAGAAAACTGATCCTACACAACAAGGATTTTAGTTACTTGCGTTCCAAaatgaagaacttgaaattgaatgGTAAAGTGAAGGCTGAACAAACATCTGTATCCCCAGAGAAAATTGACAACGTTCCTACTGCTCAGAATAGTACAAGTAGGACGTCACAATACTCAATGGACCCCAATCCCAaattcttcagcttcatGGATCCACTCAAAAATGGAGGTGTCTCTACGAAAACTGAAGGATTGACCACAAGAGAAGATGGCTCGCTCCCCCCAGCATCAGAAGCTTCAAAAGAACCAAGTAAACTTAATGATCTGTTAAGCACCAAGTCCATACAAGGGCGAGTGAAAGCGGAGCCCAAGAAACCAAGCGTAGTGAGCACAAATACAGAGAAAACTTCTAAACTGTCAGTACCCGATACTTCCAATCCTAAATCGTCTCACAAATACATTCAGCTAACACTGGCTCCAAAACCCAAGAGGTCTGCTTCAGAAGAAGGATTTTCTTTGTACGGAACTAAAGACGAAGAAGGCCTTTGTACGTATGAGGGTGATGAGTATTCTGATGACTATCAAGACGATTATGACAtagaagaaattgatgatgatttgtaCGACGGCCCTAGAGAGCATCACATTGAATTAGAGCTTCAACCTGAATGTGATATAcatggtgttgaaggatgTGATTGTCCCATGTATGAAGATGGCtatgaacaagaagagtCTTATGATTTTACATTTGAGTACAATAGTGAAGGAAAATTGGTACCTACAGAGGGCTCAGTCAAGGAATACTTTCGAGCTCAAGCTAATGGACTAAGAGCAGATGGCAGATTTCAGCCCAGTAATGGGAAAATTATGGAATtagaaaagaagaagaagcaaaagaagaaggcaaagaaatcgaaagagaaaagaaaGCCTGTTTTTGATGCCGATGCTACTGATTTCTGCTTACTTTGTGATTATGAGGCATTATATGGCAAACCaccaatcaacttgatgaaatggGTAgaccaaaagcttcaagaagaagatgagaagagagaaaggataaagaagaaactACAAGATGCCAAACTGCAAGCTATTAAGCGTCAACAAGAAATGAATGA AGgaaaattggaaaagaat CCATCAATGTTTGAACCTCTTAGTGAAATGCCCGAGTCATCCTCCAAACTGGAGTTTTCCGGAGAATACATCTGGGTAAATGAGTGgcacaaacttcaagatcccCTGCTCCGCAAGATCATCCGTCACGGAACTCAGTTAAAAAGCTGGCACAAAGTCCCTAAAAACAACGATAGCCCATCCGGTTTGGACCTTGATGCAAATAGCGTGTtagacttgaagaacttgaagtactATGAAGAAGTTCCAATTGTCGACCACTCTAAAAAGAagattgatgaaattgagTCGAGGGAGCATGAGATGAATGGAGACTCAGATGTGAAAGTAGAGAAGCGTGAAATGGGGGATTTGGAATGA
- a CDS encoding uncharacterized protein (COG:L; EggNog:ENOG503NVWC) — MSQLFGEAQTSQKTTVIVFINNAQIPSFVKYNYTEDYSIYIFNGVDLYSQAATYLIKKSSVPPIFVAVYTSLESFLPIMQFLHGFKQEHKQKIISEEYLDYYRSYNNTSVPERISCSMPLSVSLVIAVDHSVFEDDPTLDANVMTQQALRLISLLHGGSFTIVHKLNTTLESDKNNNELGKVIRDCGYPSTPESAPAPFPILEFDNDSKTTALLVPRGWDSWNKITLVSKSIVFDPELSAYTLLTANTNPDAVISAYSNYVNKDTDVSLLFHTYFPHIMSIEAANDKGNQSLSDSASSLSISDKLVNVAVDSGFEEFAVSFDALEDSKRPLHVKRSRKSSSISNDPAPKLHKRKLKKMLESMKDPEVEYASTHKNITLKTIQSAIIGTLTDKVTGKSSAITFKSPQNVVKFVVCVVGGLRRADFVDTSEDSFVTPIHESARQKFPFIANTFKHALKLSSPGTKNSISSPIDVMCHISLKPKDRQKLEEESKNQKITINDLLLSKEFLSKSEYPVHNEIVSSILPQGWKETQKFEHEGSHIFSVDCEFCQTLNGKELARISVINFQNDVVLDEYVKPKEMIIDYLTKYSGITEQLLEGVTTTLEDIQDTLLELVSSDDILIGHSLSSDLNILKIRHPNIVDTCFCYHHVRGPPYRPGLKWLTKTHLSRDIQMGELSGEGHSSVEDARACLDLVKLKIQEGRLFGVDSSRQGVIDHINEEKPVEKPELKHVAIDYQSVDTGSGTMIQVDNDNEVVDNFTREVDDADFLVLGLKELEASLGWSSCCRVKHDLEDSYTNLNNRLNTIYSLLPANSVFMVLGSHGQDSSPLNNLFQQRRVLMGKQGMGENVNKDLDVLRDSIKQEVHKLREAVGFVTIKPSDT; from the exons ATGTCACAACTATTTGGAGAGGCCCAAACCTCTCAGAAAACTACGGTCATAgtgttcatcaacaacgCACAGATTCCTCTGTTTGTTAAATATAACTACACGGAAGATTATAGCATTTACATATtcaatggtgttgatcTATATTCCCAAGCTGCTACTTATCTTATAAAGAAGTCCTCAGTTCCTCCTATTTTTGTGGCTGTCTACACCTCACTTGAGCTGTTCCTCCCTATAATGCAGTTTCTCCATGGGTTTAAGCAAGAGCACAAACAGAAGATTATCAGTGAGGAGTATCTTGACTATTACAGGTCCTACAACAATACCAGTGTACCAGAGCGTATCAGCTGCAGCATGCCCTTGTCAGTGAGTCTTGTGATTGCAGTAGACCACagtgtttttgaagatgatccaACCTTGGATGCCAATGTGATGACCCAGCAGGCTCTTCGGTTGATATCACTTTTACATGGAGGGTCATTTACTATTGTACACAAATTGAATACCACATTAGAGAGTGACAAGAATAACAATGAGTTAGGTAAGGTGATACGCGATTGTGGGtatccttcaacaccagAACTGGCACCCGCTCCgtttccaattcttgaatttgataaTGATAGTAAGACAACAGCACTTTTAGTCCCTCGAGGCTGGGACTCGTGGAACAAAATCACATTGGTTTCGAAGTCTATTGTGTTTGATCCTGAATTATCTGCCTATACCCTTTTAACGGCGAATACTAATCCAGATGCAGTTATATCAGCGTACTCAAACTATGTAAATAAAGACACAGATGTATCCCTC TTATTTCACACATACTTCCCCCACATTATGTCTATAGAGGCCGCCAACGATAAAGGTAATCAGCTGTTGTCAGACTCGGCATCAAGCCTTTCAATTTCCGACAAGCTAGTCAACGTTGCTGTTGACTCCGGTTTTGAAGAGTTTGCGGTGTCGTTTGATGCACTCGAAGACTCTAAACGTCCACTCCATGTCAAAAGAAGCAGAAAGTCATCATCCATATCAAATGATCCTGCCCCCAAGTTACATAAGCgtaagttgaagaaaatgttGGAGTCCATGAAAGAtccagaagttgaataTGCATCCACACATAAAAACATCACTTTGAAAACTATACAACTGGCAATAATTGGAACATTAACGGACAAAGTCACGGGGAAGTCATCGGCTATTACCTTCAAAAGTCCACAGAATGTCGTGAAATTTGTGGTTTGTGTTGTGGGAGGACTCCGAAGAGCTGACTTTGTTGATACTAGCGAAGATCTGTTTGTTACACCCATTCACGAATCTGCCAGACAAAAATTTCCTTTCATTGCAAACACATTCAAACATGCGTTGAAACTCAGCAGTCCAGGAACCAAGAATTCAATTTCATCTCCTATAGACGTGATGTGCCACATTTCCTTGAAGCCAAAAGACAGGcaaaagcttgaagaagagctgAAAAATCAGAAAATAACTATCAACGATCTATTGTTACTGAAAGAGTTCTTGTCTAAAAGCGAATACCCTGTTCATAATGAGATTGTATCTAGCATACTACCTCAAGGATGGAAGGAAACCCAGAAATTTGAGCACGAGGGATCGCACATATTCTCCGTTGACTGTGAGTTCTGTCAAACCTTGAATGGCAAAGAATTGGCCAGAATCTCCGTTATTAATTTCCAAAACGatgttgttcttgatgaataCGTGAAACCCAAAGAAATGATTATTGACTATTTAACCAAGTACTCTGGTATAACTGAGCAGCTACTTGAAGGTGTCACCACTACGTTAGAGGATATTCAAGACAcccttcttgaacttgtttcAAGTGATGACATCTTGATTGGGCATTCGCTCCTGTCGGACTTAAATATATTGAAAATACGCCATCCAAACATCGTGGACACCTGTTTCTGTTATCATCATGTTCGTGGTCCACCGTACAGACCTGGTTTGAAGTGGTTGACTAAAACTCATCTTTCTCGAGATATTCAAATGGGAGAACTTTCAGGAGAGGGACATTCTTCCGTGGAAGATGCCAGAGCATGTTTGGACCTTGTAAAACTCAAGATTCAAGAAGGTCGTTTATTTGGGGTCGACAGTCTGAGACAAGGTGTGATTGACCATATAAACGAAGAGAAACCTGTTGAGAAGCCTGAGTTAAAACATGTGGCTATTGATTACCAATCGGTGGATACTGGACTGGGGACAATGATCCAAGTCGACAATGATAACGAAGTGGTTGATAACTTTACACGTGAAGTTGACGATGCAgacttcttggtgttgggtttgaaagaacttgaagcttCTTTGGGATGGAGTTCTTGCTGCCGAGTCAAGCATGACTTAGAAGACAGTTATACGAACCTTAATAACAGGCTCAATACAATATACTCCCTACTCCCTGCCAATAGTGTATTCATGGTGTTGGGCAGTCATGGACAAGATTCTTCTCCCCTCAACAATCTCTTTCAGCAGAGACGGGTATTAATGGGCAAGCAAGGAATGGGAGAAAACGTCAACAAAGATTTGGATGTACTCAGAGACCTGATAAAGCAGGAAGTCCATAAACTCAGGGAAGCGGTGGGCTTTGTGACCATCAAACCTTCTGACACTTAA
- a CDS encoding uncharacterized protein (COG:K; BUSCO:EOG09260BL6; EggNog:ENOG503NWFE) has translation MANKGKKKSKTSSDADGIDLFNEYLSGENGEAANDVPQDQVIQEIFSAKETVHADDAIDYEGIDELADEEDLDDISGDGFPVVSSEPDATEQQAEQDFDDIFGGGDDDDQMDSQNNRLLDGHLDNDPLMGDDGFGNIGIGDIYQENFEDEDSSRKRSMEEDQDYEAKRARLERAVKKLESRQSKRNLRYYYPTFKAGKVFNNHELFITEPQYYSFSVPPIMTKPKPLVPTKVSLQPDFDQRKVFRTGKYPYNYTSQRPNVTEITSNDIRLLESIQENGGLDAKKLVPLSYLQRDGTNDDKFREFSKDLILAVTDWDDEAIINGASKSTATKPSNQKGSSINLDLTDEVEEEEEDENIFNGHIDTELIKLDMNDPNLLFENLKPNTKIKEKLRQLASIPSSNKLLNLKFNISNDKQYEIFKSNYNVKVRSQIGNLNIEHSVPALRLQSPYYKVKLTNDEARSFHRPRFTVRPGTLISFSKVKARKRKKDKGKTSKELFAKSTDLTAGDNTTIISMEYTEEYPMILSNYGMGSKLINYYRREKPDDNSRPKAPLGETHVLGVEDRSPFWNFGYVEKGDFVPTLYNNMIRAPIFKHETKSTDFVLVRSQGGGNHQKYYLKSLDHIFSVGHTFPSVEVPAPHSRKVTNTSKNRLKMIVFRTMNKKGRARINVKDISHHFPDQNDMQNRQRLKEFMEYQRHGEDQYYWKIKNRDTAPEEESIRMMISPEDVALLDSMQAGQQLLDDLSIFLNEEQEKAKVNKEKIQQLEADKENEDDSTTKGKEKDKKKERKEKKEDAEEGIDEQLTSWNLTKNFVSANQAKSMLQLNGEGDPTGIGIGYSFLKTSQKSSFSPLFPPPKENVPKSNQAAYQARLYEEEITRIWYTQRKSLTVDRGKSLQSIYEEYKPLDHDQYLKKKYEDVNSDLTKGNKTLKINRRSRDKNGIVQRKVEVIKDPRIIKAYLKRKKQIEDDLIKNTDLEDILPTNDKELNKIRKKALEEKLANLERRAKHHKGRKSATAKDPLQSVLAAGGKAIDANTVVLPDGSYAIRGKGIGKGKSTTRRCAACGAFGHIRTKKSCPLYNQTQGGTIDIKPPEESGQLEM, from the coding sequence ATGGCCAACAAGGGTAAAAAGAAGTCAAAGACTAGCAGCGATGCAGATGGGATCGACTTGTTCAATGAATACCTTAGTGGAGAGAATGGTGAGGCCGCCAATGATGTTCCACAAGATCAAGTAATTCAAGAGATATTTCTGGCCAAAGAAACTGTTCATGCGGATGATGCTATCGATTACGAAGGAATCGATGAGTTGgcagatgaagaagacttggaTGATATATCTGGTGATGGTTTTCCTGTTGTTCTGTCTGAGCCAGATGCGACTGAACAGCAGGCCGaacaagattttgatgatatctttggaggtggagatgatgatgacCAGATGGATTCTCAAAATAACAGACTCTTGGATGGTCATCTTGATAATGATCCATTGATGGGCGATGATGGGTTTGGAAATATAGGTATTGGAGACATCTACCAagaaaactttgaagatgaagacagTTCAAGAAAGCGCAGCatggaagaagaccaaGACTATGAAGCCAAGCGAGCCAGACTAGAAAGAGCTgtcaaaaagttggaaagcAGGCAATCCAAAAGGAACTTGCGATATTACTACCCAACTTTCAAGGCTGGGAAagttttcaacaaccatgAATTATTCATAACCGAACCTCAGTACTACTCGTTTTCAGTGCCTCCTATAATGACAAAACCTAAACCATTGGTTCCTACGAAAGTCAGTTTGCAGCCTGATTTCGATCAGCGTAAAGTATTCAGAACTGGAAAGTACCCCTACAATTACACAAGTCAACGACCTAATGTAACAGAGATAACTAGTAATGATATTCGGTTGCTTGAGAGCATCCAAGAAAATGGTGGACTTGATGCAAAGAAACTTGTTCCATTAAGTTACCTACAGCGTGATGGAACCAATGACGACAAGTTTCGTGAATTCAGTaaagatttgattttggctGTGACTGACTGGGACGACGAGGCAATTATTAATGGTGCAAGCAAAAGCACCGCCACCAAACCAAGTAACCAAAAGGGGTCTTCCATTAACTTAGACTTGACGGACgaagtggaagaagaagaagaggatgaaAACATATTCAATGGCCATATTGATACTGAGCTAATTAAGTTGGACATGAACGATCCAAATCTTTTATTTGAGAACCTCAAACCTAACacaaaaatcaaagaaaagttaCGGCAGCTTGCGTCAATTCCCAGTTCCAACAAATTACttaacttgaagttcaacatATCTAACGATAAACAATatgagatcttcaagtctaACTATAATGTCAAAGTTAGAAGTCAGATTGGAAACTTGAATATCGAGCACTCTGTACCAGCTCTAAGATTACAGTCTCCATACTATAAGGTTAAGCTCACGAACGACGAAGCACGATCGTTCCATAGACCAAGGTTCACTGTGAGACCTGGAACTTTGATCAGTTTCCTGAAAGTAAAAGCCCGCAAAAGAAAAAAGGATAAGGGAAAGACCTCCAAAGAGCTCTTTGCAAAGAGTACGGATCTTACGGCCGGTGATAATACCACGATCATTTCTATGGAATATACCGAAGAGTATCCTAtgattctttcaaactATGGTATGGGATCTAAGTTAATTAACTACTACAGAAGAGAAAAGCCAGATGACAACTCCAGACCTAAAGCACCATTGGGCGAGACCCATGTGTTGGGAGTGGAAGATAGGTCTCCATTCTGGAATTTTGGATATGTTGAAAAGGGAGACTTTGTTCCCACATTGTACAATAACATGATCAGAGCACCTATATTCAAGCATGAAACTAAATCCACAGACTTTGTGTTGGTAAGATCACAAGGAGGCGgcaatcaccaaaaatattACTTAAAGAGTCTTGATCACATTTTTAGTGTTGGACATACGTTCCcaagtgttgaagttccTGCTCCACATTCTAGAAAGGTGACAAACACATCCAAGaacagattgaagatgattgTCTTCAGGACCATGAATAAAAAGGGAAGAGCTAGAATCAACGTTAAAGATATCTCACACCATTTCCCCGACCAAAATGATATGCAAAACCGTCAAAGACTAAAGGAGTTCATGGAATATCAAAGACATGGAGAAGATCAATACTATTGgaaaatcaaaaatagAGATACTGCTCCAGAAGAGGAAAGTATCAGAATGATGATCAGTCCTGAGGATGTTGCTTTGTTAGATAGTATGCAAGCTGGTCAACAAttgttggatgatttgTCTATTTTCTTAAATgaggaacaagaaaaggCCAAGGTGaacaaagagaaaattcaacaacttgaagccGATAAAGAGAATGAGGATgattccaccaccaaaggaAAGGAGAAAGATAAGAAAAAGGAGCgcaaagaaaagaaagagGATGCCGAAGAAGGTATAGACGAACAACTTACCTCCTGgaatttgaccaagaacTTTGTATCTGCCAATCAAGCCAAGTCTATGCTTCAACTCAATGGGGAAGGTGATCCAACCGGTATTGGTATTGGGTACTCATTCTTGAAGACTTCCCAAAAGAGCTCATTTAGTCCTTTGTTTCCTCCTCCCAAGGAAAATGTTCCGAAGAGTAATCAAGCGGCATACCAAGCAAGGTTGTACGAGGAAGAGATTACCCGAATTTGGTATACCCAAAGAAAGTCTTTGACTGTTGATCGTGGGAAGTCATTGCAAAGTATTTATGAAGAGTACAAACCATTGGATCATGATCAATACCTTAAGAAGAAATACGAGGATGTCAACAGCGATTTGACTAAGGGAAACAAGACTTTAAAGATTAATAGAAGATCGAGAGACAAGAATGGAATCgttcaaagaaaagttgaagtgaTCAAAGATCCACGTATTATCAAAGCGTATCTTAAACGAAAGAAGCAGATTGAAGACGACTTAATTAAAAATACTGACTTGGAGGATATTCTTCCCACAAATGAtaaagaattgaacaagatcaGAAAAAAGGCCttggaagagaaattggctaacttggaaagaagaGCCAAACACCATAAGGGTCGTAAATCTGCGACTGCTAAAGATCCATTGCAACTGGTACTTGCCGCAGGTGGAAAGGCCATTGATGCTAATACGGTTGTTCTACCTGATGGATCGTATGCTATACGGGGGAAAGGTattggaaaaggaaaaaGTACTACGAGAAGATGTGCTGCATGTGGGGCATTTGGCCATATAAGAACCAAAAAATCATGTCCCTTGTACAACCAGACCCAAGGTGGAACAATCGACATAAAGCCACCTGAAGAATCAGGACAGCTTGAAATGTAA